The stretch of DNA ATCAGGCGCAGCATGTATGTGTTTCCAGGCGCAACATTTAGTGTAAATCCACCTGGAAAACGTAGAGACATATAGTACTGGTTGATGAAATATCCTAAACTGGAATTGTTTTGTGCATATACTGTTGTGCTTAGATTTGGTTTTTGGTACCTCTGGAGGAGCAGCTAGAGATGGGACCTGGATGGCCGTTGATTGTGTGAGCATCCGAGACATTCGGAGCGAGGCCGGATTTTATAGCTTCGTTGATCACAGCTTCAGTATCTGATTTCCACCATTCAGCTACAAATCAAGTACACGCGACTTCAGTCATCTCATAATGTTCAATAATTGAAACTAATATCAATAACTATATATAGCGAATATTGGTATGCTTTGGAACCACCATAGAATATTAAGTCCCATGGATTTACCTAGGACGACAACGGTCTCATGATCGGGTTTGGGGAAAGGATACGGGACACCAAGCTTCGGCAAAATGACTAAACCACCGTGCAGGGTGGCTCTGAGCCATAGAATATGCGCGTGCCAGAGTAGTGTTCCCCTTTGGCCTGTGATGGTGAAGTTGTACACATAGGTTTGTCCTGTCTGGATAGGGCACTGCGTAATATATGCTGGCCCATCCGCCCACCCTGTCCTGAGTTGCCTGACTCCGTGCCTTGATCCATCCAGttataaatatacatatattagGCTACAGTACAAGTGACACCAAACAAATTGTATTACTGCATGTTTTACCAGTGGATTGAAACGTTGTATTTCACGTGGTTGATGACCTTAACGACGACTGTATCGCCTTCCCGAGCATAGATGGTTGGGCCCGGAAATTGTCCATTGACGGTCACGATGGATTTGGATGAGCACAAACGAGTGACATTTTTCAGTCACCACCTGAGTACCAGAACAAGTTACGTActtactattattattaattatgtaTGCATGGACTACTGGAAATCTGAGTGTTGAGTTAGTAGGTAGCTCTGAAAAAAGAATTTGGTAgagattttataaatttttaattaaatatcttgaaaccagGATTGCAGTTTTCCTTGAATTTTGCAGTTTTGACATTATTATATGCACATTGTCCGAATGTGCAAGATAATATATATGTTATAAAACCGGCCGGCAAGCAAATAATTAAAGAGAAGACATATATAAAAACCGAATGATCAAAGATTTGCATATACTTAcattgaatttataatggcGAGTCCTCGACTCGACGACTAACACGGGGAACAAACACTGATACGAGGATCAAAACTCGAACCCATGAATCCATATCTGTGAATTTTACTGGTTTGTGTGTAAGAAATGAGAGAAGTACTGCAGCTTAATTGGTTGCAGTTGATATGTCTTTGGTGATTGTTGCATTCAATCTTGACGGGGCAACTCAACATTTTATAGCTGACAATTAAGGGTGGAACAATGCTACCATAACGTCGTTTTTCCAACGTTAGGTGAAACCATGCACGGATCCTTTAAAATTAAGATTTCGTAGCAAAAATTAAGGTTTTTATAAACTATTATATGTTTATATTCATTTCTTAATTGTCACATAAAGTAGTTTCGTTTATTTTATAATGGGAGATTTGTTGGACTTTCTAATTATAAATTAGCCACTTTACTTATTATAGTTAATTTCACCGGCATAAATCTATGCCGTTGAAATTGtaagtttattattttatttttttatgcatgtatGTTTGTCTCTTTACGATTTTGATCAtctatgttatcaaattttagttttattctcATATGTTCcaatttttggcaattttaattctttttatcTGGAGTGTCGATTTCACTACACACATCAGCGCTTCATTATAACTATATTAGTGTCACATCATCTCCAAGTccgaaaaataattaaaattgcaacaaaaaaatattacagGCTAAAACTGAAAATCGATAATATAGAAAACCAAAATCGCAAAGAGACAAATATACAAGAccgaattaaaattttaaacgaAACTTTCTGattaattttatgagacggatctcttatttgggtcattcatgaaaaatattacattttatgctaagaatattactttttattgtgaatatcgatagggttgacccgtctcacagataagattcgtgagaccgtctcacaagagacctactctagatatgacaaaaacttgtgtgagacggtctcacgggttgtattttgtgagacggataccttatttgggtcattcatgaaaaaatattacattttatgctaagtatattactttttattgtgaatttaggtagagttgacccgtctcacagataaagattcgtgagaccgtctcacaagagacctactctttagaTATAGATTTGTTGATGAAGAGAACAAATACAAATCTAATAATATATATGAGGTGATAACGAATATAGTTGGGGGAGAGCACTCACTCATAGTCACATACTGATCGATGAAACCTTAAAAAAGGGGAAAATAATTTATATAGTTTGAAAGCTAAGAAAAAGTACTATCGGCGCCAGCAATTGGGTATACTCAACAAACTCGTCTAAAAATTCATCATTACAACTAAACTAATTTGGAACAACTCATTAGCAGTTATCATTACCTTCTCaatataacatttttaagaaaattaccTAACATTTAGTTTGAATCCCTCTCTTTCCGTACCTTCACTTAGTAGACCGATTTGATTCATAACATCGAATGAAATCGAGTTTTATTATTTTACAGCTTATTCTCGTATCACATGTATGTTTTTGCATCATAAATTGAATCGTCCTGATATTTCTCTTAGTACTCTTCAATGGGAAAATTTCCAATTGGTCTCGTAGGTTGTCGTTTGTTCCATTTTCGTCACTTAACTAGTCGAAGATGAATATCGGTCTTGTAACTTTGTTTTTCGTTTGTTTTTAGTCCTATGTCTCTGGAAAAATGATAATGTAGGTATCATAAAATTATTGAAATGTTCGTTGTCACGTCAATACTACTGATGAATTAAAACTaaaaaccaacaatttaaagcGAAGTTACAAGATTGAAATGATTATTTACTCCTTTGTAAGGAAAATTTGGGGATAACTATGATATTTGAGTCAagttataattaaaattataaaatgtcTTCCTACACTACTGTACTAATTAATTCTTTATTATTTCGAGTTAAAAAAATATgcttggatatttttttttattttctaaaacaaCGTACATTTTCTATATAatagtataaatcatgtaatatCTTGATGAATTTGTTTATTTCCCTAAAAATCATGGACTAATTttgtaataatataatatattactatcgcgatattttaaattattatgtaTACATTCTTTTTTTAGGTAGAAACCAAATTGTGACGTACAGGTGATCTTCGATTTTGTTAAGTTATTTCATGGTTGGGGCGGTGGTGGTGAGATATCCGTAAACAATAATATTTGAACTTCTTATATGgaaaatatatatgttaaaaagagtacgtctcttgtgagacggtctcacgaatcttttatctgtgagacaggtcaaccttaccgatattcactaataaaaaagtaatactttttcatggatgaatcaaataagagatccgtctcacaaaatacgatccgtgaaaccgtctcacacaagtttttgccgtaTTTTAAACATGAAATATGATCAAACAAGATAATTTAAAAGGGTTTTTTAGCGACAAGTTATTAATTCTttttaaacactaattaacTCGTTCTGTCAGTTCTACTTACGAACACGAGTGAGTGAAATAAATTGTCGTAGCACGACCCAACCTcgattaaaattattattatttgattaaaaATGTCGATAATactctttgaatttaatttCCAGTGTACCATGTTTTAAATTACCCGATTGCTAGAAAATAAGCGTATGAACTAATTTAAAAACTTTATATTTTTGTCACATTATTCATGTGTACCATGATTTCATGAACGAGTTGCGGGAGAAATTTTTTTCCACCAAATATGAGCACAACAGAAATAATTTCCCGCACTTCTAGGGATTCGTTGATTGGCAGAATTGCTAGTATCGATACAATCTGCAAGCcagtatattaattaattaaataatattgtcATAAAGATGATACATTTACGATTACTGTGCACAGTTCCCGATCTACGCTGCATCTCCTGTGTGTGTATGAATACACGAATTCGAGTGGGAACCAGGATAACATCTTTGTCCCGGGTTTCCTCGCATGCAATCTCACTCCCTGTTTAAaatttctgagagatttgctCATTCTTTTTCATCTGTTTTGAACAAATCTTTCTTGATAATAATCAAGGTACTTTATCGTCCTGTTATACATAAATCCTGATCATTTTGTTACTTTCTATTAAAAAGTTGCAACTTTTTTCGCAGGCTTTGTCGTCTTCTGCATGTTACGCTTTTTATACGCTTCTTGGGATAGCAGGGTTCAagtttgtttctgaaattttgtgggtttttgttgttcttgagaatcttggggttttttttttctgtttgaATCCGTGTAAAGATCTGCGTCGTGGGTTCTAGGAATTTGTTATAATTGTTTTTTGTTGAAAGTTATCTTTTTCTCTTCCCGTTTTGCTTTCTTCATAGATTGgtgattgattatgagattCCATGAATATTTTAATGGATCTAGACCGTATCAAGAGCTTTGGGTTTAACTTTTGTCTTAAAACATTCTCGTACCATTAAATTTAATGTTGGTGTTTAACTTTTTGTGCTGCCCTACTTTCAGATCGTGTGGATCCCTTTATATGCATAAATATGTTATTTAATACAACAGTTTTTGTAAGATAtcatagacttttcaaaaggtcctttttttatttgaaagagGTATGTATAATCTTAGAAATTCTATGAAGAAACATCAGTTTACAATCAGTGGTAACTTAGAAACTGAGATAATTGACAACTAAATTGTCATGTTCAAGGATTTATGATCAAGACTTGTATTATGTTTCTCCCTTTAAGACTCCTCTAGCTAGACTGATATGATGTTCTATTCGAATAtagttattaaaaattaaagttGTCGCTCTCTATGGACGATTGGCGTATGATTTTGTCAGCCGTGCTTTTTCTTATGTAGAGTTTTGCTCTATATTTTTCTGGTGGCTGATTCTTACAGATTCTATGTGATGTAATGGCCAGTACAGAGTAAAGTGTAAAAGATTGCATCCATGGGAGAAGAGCATGTGCGTACAAATGATGGGACTTTGGATATCCACAAAAGACCAGCTGATAAGGAGAAAACTGGGAACTGGAAGGCTTGCCGGTTCATTCTTTGTGAGATTTTCGTCTCTATTCTAATTGTGTTTAAAGTTTTGCCATTTTTTGTTGCATGATAATTGGTAAATTTTGTATTTTCAACAGTAACTGAGTGCTGTGAGAGATTGGCGTACTATGGCATGGGCACTAATTTGGTAAACTATCTGAAGTTACGGCTAAACCAAGGGAACGCGACTGCGTCGAACAATGTTACAAATTGGTCAGGAACCTGCTACATAACTCCACTTATCGGTGCTTTCTTGGCTGATTCGTACCTTGGAAGATACTGGACCATTGCAACTTTCTCTATGATTTACGTCTTTGTATGTTATTCATCTTATGGTGCCTTAAATATTCTATATCATAGTAAAATTTTCGAACTGGTTTTACTCAAGTAGCATGATTCTGTTAGGGCCAAATCTGATGTTGATTCAGTgagctgtttttttttttgtttttgttacaGGGAATGACACTTTTGACGATATCTGCTTCAGTTCATGGGCTAAAGCCAGAATGTGGTGAGAATGGTTGCCAGCCTACATCGTCACAAACTGCGGTCTTCTTTGTGGCTCTATATTTGATTGCACTTGGAACTGGCGGAATCAAACCCTGCGTCTCCTCCTTCGGTGCTGATCAATttgatgaaagtgatgaagaGGAAAAGAAGAGGAAGAGTTCTTTCTTTAATTGGTTTTACCTGTCGATTAATATTGGTGCTCTTATAGCCTCATCTTTCTTGGTTTGGATACAAATGAACGTGGGCTGGAGTTGGGGGTTCGGGATTCCAGCCGTTTCTATGGCCATTGCAGTtgcattttttttctttggaaGCCATTTGTATCGGCTACAAGTACCAGGAGGGAGTCCCCTAACTAGAATTGCTCAGGTGTTGGTTGCATCCTTGAGAAAAGTTCACGTAAAAATTCCCTCGGATAAGTCTCTTCTTTATGAGACAGCCGATGTGGAATCTGACATTCAGGGTAGCCGCAAACTTGAGCACACCGAGAAGTTCAGGTAGTATTATTGAACCCTTTGATATTAGTACATTGACAACATGTTGAATATGGAAGCACTAACTGCAGCATATCGAAAATTAGGTTCCTTGATAAGGCAGCAGTGGAGACTGAAACCGATAATTCGAAAGGAAAAGGACAACCATGGAAACTTTGTACGGTGACTCAGGTTGAAGAGTTTAAATCCGTAATTCGCCTACTCCCAATTTGGGCTTCTGGGATCGTTTTCTCTACTGTCTACAGTCAAATGAGCACAATGTTTGTTCTACAAGGAAACACCATGGATCAACACATAGGTCCTAATTTCAAGATTCCATCAGCTTCCTTGTCGCTTTTTGATACGTTAAGTGTCATATTCTGGACTCTTGTGTACGACCGGATAATCATTCCAAAGGCAAGAAAATTCTCTGGAAATGAGAGGGGATTCACTCAGCTCCAAAGAATGGGAATCGGGCTTGTCATCTCCATTTTTGCAATGATTGTTGCCGGTATACTTGAGGTTGTCCGCCTTGATTATGTTAGAAGAAACAATTACTATGATCTTGAGACCGTTCCCATGTCGATCTTTTGGCAAGTCCCACAGTACTTTCTTGTTGGATGTGCGGAAGTTTTCACATTTATCGGACAACTCGAGTTCTTTTACGACCAAGCGCCTGATGCCATGAGAAGCTTGTGCTCCGCGCTATCACTCACAACTAATGCATTGGGTAACTATCTGAGTACGTTGCTGGTAACAATCGTGACAAAATTGACAACTAGCCATGGCAGGCTCGGCTGGATCCCTGATAACTTGAATAGAGGTCGTCTCGACTACTTTTACTGGCTCCTAGCAATTCTTAGCTCCATTAATTTCTTTGTTTACCTGTTGATTGCAAACTGGTACACTTACAAGAAAGTTGCAAGAAAAGTGTGACAGATAATGGAGCAGGACGATCACTTTCCGGTTTGAAGAAATCTGCAAAACCTTGCCGGGGTGGATAAACATATCCATtttcttatatcccaaaatagtGTTATTATTTTGGATTTTACGTTCGTAGCATCTTTTACTGTTCGCTTATTTTCTTTCCCAGCATGTCATCAGCTGCTTTTCTCCACTTGGTATTAATCTACTACAACTTGAAATAAACCATCTATGCATAGATTATtattcaagaacacaattttcAGAACTTACCTAAAATGCTTCACTTACCAAACTTATAACAATAAATTTCTTATTACTATAGATTCCTGAAAGTTATGTAGAATCTAAATATAGTTTTTGCGTTGCtcaacaaattattttttttaaaagaaaatagatGAACCTTACGTTTTCTGTCAGTTATGTACTTATTCTTCTAGTTCTAGCTGTTTTAACGTCACTCCTCTCATGGTTATCCTGATCGCGAATTATCTGGTCTTCGTGTCGGTTCTCTCATGACTATCCTGATATCGCGAATTGTCTGGTCTTCGTGCAAGGGACCGACTAGGTAGGTCTTAGGGAGTTAACTAATTATAGTAGTAGAAGAAAATACTTCGACCTGGCATATTACTAAAATAAGATAGAGCTCATTCTTTAGAATAAGAGGATCACAACCCTTAAAAGAGTTGCATTATAGTTTTAATGATGGATTACTCTGCCTGTTTTTCAACGTACTCGCGGGCTTCCCACTATTCGGGATTGAGCTTTTCAGCATTAGAGAATTGATATCACTTACGGAAGTTTCTGCCTATCTAGAAAAGATTTTGCAAGGTGAGCTAGTGCTAACTATTATAGATTAAATTGCGACTTGAGTCACTCAACCATACAATGGAAAATATTGTCTATATTGCTTGGCATGTTGTTGGATTGCGAGCCTCTATCTTTTCTTCCCCCTCCCCTTTTTAAGCATGTTGGGATGTTTTTCTTGCCACCGTTTTTGTAATCTCAATTATATCATCCACTTTGGAGCTTTTACATGTGATAATCTCataaccaaaaatataaaactcgatcgCAAAGCACTAATCCAGGAATCTTTCAAATACTGATGGGCAAAAAGAAAAAACTTTATCAAGCTTTAATTTCTTCATTTTACTTTTCCCAGTCAAACATCTCAGGTTCCTTTTCTCTATCCGTATTCACATTCTGAGGATACAAACTCTCCTTTCTGTGCATTATTGATTTACCACACTTTAATCTTACACCCAATATTCTTACACATATTGGTCTACTATTTTTTTCACGTGGTTAATCTAGTGTAACTGAGGTTATCTTCAGGTGACATTAAAAAACGAAAAAACTGACTTTAGCTATGGGTGGGTGCAACCAAAGTCGAGCACATGCCAGTAGCTCGCTAATATGGTCGAAGATATATATTAGAGTTCAATTCCCGGTTTTGGCCAAATCGGGCCACTCAAGCTGTTATTTGAGTTTCAGTTCAAGATGGCAAGTGGTACCTTGATTAAGCTCGAGTCTcgtagaattttttttcctgtGACACACACTAACAAAACCTCAGGGGACTTTCTCTTTGAGCCAAATCACGTTATCAAAGTGTGACAGCCAACTCTGCCCATTTTCAGTATTTTTCAATGACCAAAATATTGTTTTCCAGTTTCTCTTTATTGGTGGATGATCCACTTAGCTTTGTTTCATTGACAGAGACTAACAACAGCACAAGCAATCATTGCTGACTAATAAACAATCATCACTTTTGGAAATACTGTCAACATAAAAGTAAAGAGAGGCCGAAATCACAAGAATGGAGTAAATTGGTTAAAAACTTAAATTTACCCGCTTCAGGTTTTTAGACTTCATAATTCATATGGGATATCatgtttaaaaaattttgagCTCGAACTGGATTTGTTGTGGTACTCACCGTGATGATGGTGTTAGTTCCTATCCCCTATATTTCGCCTTTTACGAGTCAAAGAGAGCTGGGATAGCAGAGAAACTGTGACTAAATTTGAAACAGTTTCCAAATGGAAAGGAACATGTAAGGCAAGATCCAATGAAGTGTCTGAGAGCTTCCGCACATCAAATATTTATCAGTTGCATATAGTGGCAGAATAATAACAGGATAAATCATGAAGATAATATGCAGGCATTAAAGAATCACGATTCTATCACTCAGAAACTGATAAACAAGGGATTTTCTCATTATTAAAAATACTTATAATATACCATCCTGATGACAATGCTCTTCAGGCAACAAGAATCCAGGTGGTATATGTAGTCACACAACAAATGCAGCAAAGATATACAGACCTAAATCGAAAGAACTAAACTATAGAAGACCTTGAATCAGTCAAACGAAGCACGCTTCTTGTGATCGAGTGCTAGTTAGTGGGCTTGATTATACCTCTTCGCCCACTTCTGATGGGCGTCAAGTAAAATCTCAATGGTCCGTTATTAATATGGTTAGGAGAATATCTTGCACTCCTATCCTTTTCCAGTACGAACTCGTCTCTCCTCTTATTCCCACTTCGTTTGTTTCAAGATTTGGTTTCCTCAAGCTCCCAAATGATCCGCCAAAGTGATTGGAGTTTCTCCAGCTCACACTACTATTGCTCCTAAACGCCTTTCTGGTCAATCCGCCCATGGCCTCCTGGCCCTCCCCGTTCCCTCTCCTATTCAACTCCTCCCAAGACGCTGAAAATGACCTCTCCAAGCTGTTTATTCCACCATACCTACGCTCAAGTTCAAATTTGTTTCCATTACCAAGCCGGTATATGAATCCCCATATCCTCCAACTCCAACTCCTAGACTTTTTGGACTCCTTTCGTTCCCTATTTTTTAAATCATCCTTAAACCCATTACGCAGCTCAAAAGTCTCAGAAACATCGTCCctcaaagaattcaaaattgGATCCCTCAAACTCTCCCTCACCAATAATTTCGGCCTGTGAACGGAATCTGCAGATGTGGGCAACACCTTAGTGTCAATATCTGCAGTCACGGAAGCTTCTGCGTTCCTCATTGAGCTAGACCTATCGAGACTCTTCCTTCTCCTCGAAGAAGAATCTGAGTAATACTCTCTTGTCTGTGCCGACCCTCCAGGCACAAATTCACTCTCATCAGTAATGTTCACTGGCATTGTTGCCGGCTCTTCCACTGGAATTTGCATATCCGACCGCGTGACATGTGTGACTGGGGAATCCTCGATTACAGAAATCATTGGTGCAATTCTTGGAAAAGTCTTACCAATCAAATGCCCGTCCCAAGAAGCTCGAGGCTCATCAAACGAATATCTTGGATCGTCGAAACTGATCCTTCCAACATCAAGTGAAAACCCAGGCTCCGTGTCGCAAGACCTCCTCCCAAACCCGTAATCGGCCACCTCTGACTGAGTTTCCCGGTACTGCCTTGGGATTGGTTTATCCACGGGTAATGCACCTGGGTTTTCTCCATTATTCTGCTTTTTAACCTTCTGCTTCCGCCTCCAGTTGTGCCATTTCTTGCTGAAAACCGAGGCAGCTGCCCAAAATCCTCCGCCAGAACTCTTCTTCTCTCGGGCATCAAGATCTACGCGGTCCTTCGTGAGCTTCAAATTATTCGTATTAAAAACTTCTGCTTCGATTTCACCAGCATTATTCGCCTCCGTTTTGCTGTCATTTATCAGATTCTCCAGATGGCAGTCTATGACTGAAGTTATTTCATCTCCACCACCATCATCATCCACCAAGGGAGCTTCTATATTTTCTGCGTCTTTAAATTCGTCCTCATTTTCAGATTCGGCAAAAAAGGGCTTATTGGCAACACAAGACTCGTAATTTCTAGAATTCTGGCTATACTCTGGGCGGTTTTGAGACGATGGAGCGGAGGGTTTCTTAGCAGTACCCTTGTTGTCGACTTCGAGAGCAAAAAGAGAGCAGAGAGTGCTCGAGTTTCTCACCCTGACGTCACAAGATTTTCTCTGGGGCTCGCAGAATTGGCCAATAGCTTCATTCTTGGTAGCTGAAAATGACTTCGTACGTCGCAATTCAGACAGAAATGAGGTGGGTTTGGAAGGCTTAGGAGGAACTAGCGGTGGGAGATAGTTAGTGTTAGCGATGGGTTTCGAAGATGAAGATGAGAATAATGATTTAATGGCAGCTGCGGCGGCTGCCGAAGCGGATGATGGGCGGCGAGAAGACGAGGGAGTGTTGGGGGTAGACTTATCTAAAGTGGTAAGGCGCTCGCAGAGGCAAGACGCACAGAATCCGGAGAACTGCTCATCAGGGTGGCGGTCACAGCTGAAAGAGGACCGCGGAGCCTGTGGCGGCGGAGGCGCTGTTGGGTCAACGAAGGTGGCGTTAGAATTCATAACCGCTGGAAATGGCCGGGAACACCGCACCACCAGTTCATTTTACGACAATGCAGCAATTTGCATGGTTAATTTCAAGAGCATATTTCTGGAAAAGGGAAAGGAATTACAGAGAGGAAAGGAAAACGAAGAGGTGGAAGTGCAAACATTGGTCTGCTCTTTCTCTCTCTACGTGCAATCTCTATCAAGTGGGGAGGGCTTTGGGGCATCGGCGcccttttcaattttttttacaagcAAATATGTAATTTTATTGATAAGATCCGTTATAAAATTTATAAGCTACGTGGAAAAAATTTCGTTCGCCCAACAAAAACAGTCAAAGAATGAACAGTTTGATTTTGTTATTCCTTGAATATGGTTTTTGTTGTTCTTCGAATATGGTTGAGCATGAGAACACTCGAAAGCAGCATTAAATCTTCAATCTTGAGACATAGGCTCCTCCTATGTAGCCTAGGTCTTTCATTTGAGCCGGTGATTGTTTGGATTTGGATTCTCTGTTGTGGTTGAAACACAGCACTTGATGTTATATTAAATGATCGGTTGATCATCTGAtggaataaatttaaaaaattgttaGACGAAACGAAATGATCAGTTGATAATCTCGTGTAAAAAGGGCACAACACCAATGTTGTGTTTTCAGCCACAGCAAATGATCCATATCTGTGATTGTTTACACAGTCAAATTACTATCGGCGTTTATCTTTACACAGTTTAACGTGCGTTGACATCCTCAAAGATAACTATTAC from Primulina tabacum isolate GXHZ01 chromosome 3, ASM2559414v2, whole genome shotgun sequence encodes:
- the LOC142540238 gene encoding protein NRT1/ PTR FAMILY 8.1-like produces the protein MGEEHVRTNDGTLDIHKRPADKEKTGNWKACRFILLTECCERLAYYGMGTNLVNYLKLRLNQGNATASNNVTNWSGTCYITPLIGAFLADSYLGRYWTIATFSMIYVFGMTLLTISASVHGLKPECGENGCQPTSSQTAVFFVALYLIALGTGGIKPCVSSFGADQFDESDEEEKKRKSSFFNWFYLSINIGALIASSFLVWIQMNVGWSWGFGIPAVSMAIAVAFFFFGSHLYRLQVPGGSPLTRIAQVLVASLRKVHVKIPSDKSLLYETADVESDIQGSRKLEHTEKFRFLDKAAVETETDNSKGKGQPWKLCTVTQVEEFKSVIRLLPIWASGIVFSTVYSQMSTMFVLQGNTMDQHIGPNFKIPSASLSLFDTLSVIFWTLVYDRIIIPKARKFSGNERGFTQLQRMGIGLVISIFAMIVAGILEVVRLDYVRRNNYYDLETVPMSIFWQVPQYFLVGCAEVFTFIGQLEFFYDQAPDAMRSLCSALSLTTNALGNYLSTLLVTIVTKLTTSHGRLGWIPDNLNRGRLDYFYWLLAILSSINFFVYLLIANWYTYKKVARKV